CAGCGCAGCCGCATGCGGCCCATCGCGTCGAGCTTGGGCGCCGCCACCAGCCGGCGGCCAGTGGGCACACGCGCACTTTGCCACTCCTCCGCATCAACGAAGTCGTTACAGACCCACAGCAGGATTGGGATGATTCTGCTGGCGGCAATGGCTCGCCCTTCGATGCCGTTCCGGGCAACGGTGCGATTTCCGCCACCGATGAATGGGTCGAGCTTTTCAATGCCGGCGACACGCCGGTTGACCTCACCGAAAGCAGCGGCTGGACGATCGAATTCGTCGATACCACTCCCGAAATCCTCAATTTCGCCAACCCCGGCAGCGCGGTCAGGCTGGTGTTCAGCCAGGGCGGCAATCCTTCTTTTTTCCAATCCGGCGAGTATCTCGTCATCGGCAACCCACCCGGTAATTTGAACAACGACGTCTATCTCATTCTCAAGAACAGCGGCGGAGAGATAGTTGATGACGTCGAGTTGGGCGATGATGCCGAGGGCGATGGCGCCGGCGACGGCGCACCCGATGGCGGCGCGGGCGGCGGCGATGCCACCAGCGCCGCCGACGAAGCCATTGCCCGGCTGCCCAATGGCCACGACACCGACGATGACGTCGCTGACTTCGTGCAACAGCCGGCGACCATCGGTGCCACCAATGCCGGCGAGGTTTGCGTGACATTTGACTTTCCCGTGAGTGGAGGCGCGTGGTATTTGATCTCACTGCCGGTGATTCCCGCAGCAGCGCAAGTGAGTGCCCTGTTTCCCACGGCCGTCACGGCTTTCGAGTGGGTATACGCTGCGCAGTCCTATCAACTCGCTGACACGCTGGCGCCGGCCAAAGCCTATTGGTTGCTTATGGCAGAGCCGGCAACGGTGGAAGTCTGCGGCCAGGCTTTGGAAACTTACACGAAAAGCTACGCTGCGACCGGCTGGGATTTGATCGGAGCGACGTTGCAGCCGGCGCCGGTTACGGACGCTCCCGCGGGCAGCATCGCCGCCATGTTTGGCTGGCAGGCGGCCGGCCAGAGCTATGAGATGATTGACCCTCTGCAGACCGAACCAACCCATGGCTATTGGATTCTGGTGTCCCAGGCCCCCAGCAGCGTGACGGTCGGGCCGGCTGGCGGCGGCAGTGCGAGGCGGTCAAGCAGGAATTGAGACGCTGGGCGTTTACTGCCTCCAACTCAGAAAAAAATCTGATGCAGTTTGCAAAGTCAAAACAAAGCGATTGCATCAAACAACGTGCAAGTGAACTG
This genomic stretch from bacterium harbors:
- a CDS encoding lamin tail domain-containing protein; this encodes MLFRSEATFARCVVLQLSLFTGSLSAQPHAAHRVELGRRHQPAASGHTRTLPLLRINEVVTDPQQDWDDSAGGNGSPFDAVPGNGAISATDEWVELFNAGDTPVDLTESSGWTIEFVDTTPEILNFANPGSAVRLVFSQGGNPSFFQSGEYLVIGNPPGNLNNDVYLILKNSGGEIVDDVELGDDAEGDGAGDGAPDGGAGGGDATSAADEAIARLPNGHDTDDDVADFVQQPATIGATNAGEVCVTFDFPVSGGAWYLISLPVIPAAAQVSALFPTAVTAFEWVYAAQSYQLADTLAPAKAYWLLMAEPATVEVCGQALETYTKSYAATGWDLIGATLQPAPVTDAPAGSIAAMFGWQAAGQSYEMIDPLQTEPTHGYWILVSQAPSSVTVGPAGGGSARRSSRN